The genomic segment ACATTCTGCAAGGTCCCAAAGAATTTGCGCTTCGTATCCAGTAATCCGCGTTCGGCAAACTTGAGGTTTTCCCAAGGCGGCGTATTGCTCATCATATACCAGCGCACGGCATCTGCACCCTGCGCCTTGATAATTGCAAAAGGGTCGATCGCATTGCCTTTACTCTTCGACATCTTTTCGCCTTTGTCGTCGAGCAGCAAGCCATTTACAACCACATTTTTATACGACTTTTCGCCCATCACCAGGGTCGCAATGGCATGCAGCGTATAAAACCAGCCACGGGTCTGGTCTACTCCTTCAGCAATGAAATCTGCCGGGAAGTTACGGTCGAATTTTTCTTTATTTTCAAACGGGTAGTGCCACTGCGCAAAAGGCATTGCCCCGGAATCAAACCATACGTCGATCAAGTCGGGGATGCGGCGCATGGTACCACCATCAGGCGCCGGCCAGGTAAATTGGTCCACAAAAGGACGGTGCAAATCCAGGTCATCACCTTCGGGTACCTGGTCACCACACTTGGCGCGCAGTTCTTCAACAGAACCAATCACCTCGATATACTCAGAATCTGGCGCGTCTGACTGCCAGATCGGCAGCGGCGTGCCCCAGTAACGGCGCCGGCTCAATGCCCAGTCGACATTGTTTTTTAGCCACTCCCCAAACCGGCCCGTCCCAATGCTGGAGGGCTGCCAATTAATTTCATCGTTAAGCTTGATCAGCTTTTCCTTAAGCGCCGTTGTCCGGATGAACCAGCTCTCAACCGGATAGCTCATCAAGGGCGTACCTTTGCGCCAGTCATGCGGGTAATTATGCAGGTAGGTCTCGTGCTTGTACAGCATGCCGCGATCCCGAAGATCCCGGTTGATTACTTTGTCAGCATCTTTAAACCACATGCCGGCAACCAACGTTGCTTCTTCGCCAAATACCCCATCGGGGGTAACGGGATTAAACAGCGGTAACCCTTCCTTCTTACCTACTTCATGGTCTTCTGCACCAAAAGCCGGCGCCATATGGACGATCCCGGTGCCATCTTCTGTCGAAACAAAGTCGGCCGGCACCACACGCCAGGCCTGGTCAGCACCCTCTGCTTCTTTGAAATAGGGATACAGCGGATCGTACGTTTTGCCAATCAGATCTTTGCCCTTCATTTCTTCAACTACTTCATACGTCTCAGAAACTTTGCGCAGGAGCGATTTTGCGAGATAGATGTGCTCAGCCGGCTGATCCGGGTCGGTCTGCCGCACTTTTACGTAGTCAATTTTCTCTCCTACAGCGAGCCCAGTGTTCGAGATCAGCGTCCAGGGCGTCGTGGTCCAGGCCAGAAAGTAGGTATCTGGCTCATTGTGAACGCTGAAGCGGATGTACACACTGGGGTCCTGCACCTCTTTGTACCCGAGGCTTACCTCATGAGAGGAAAGCACTGTAGATGAACCAGGACTGTACCACTGAATTTTGTGGCCCTTGTAAAGCAATCCCTTTTCATGGATTTGCTTCAGCAGCCACCAGACAGATTCGATGTATTCATTTTTGAAGGTCACATACGGGCTATCCAAATCAACCCAGTACCCCATCCGAACGGTGAGGTCGTCCCAAAGCTCTTTGTATTTCAGTACACTCTCGCGGCAGGCTGCGTTGTATTTTTCAATACCATACTCCTCCACCTGATGCCGGCCTTCCAGCCCAAGTTGCTTCTCTACCTCAATCTCGACAGGCAAACCATGGGTATCCCAGCCCCCTTTACGTTCCACCTGGAATCCCTTCATCGTTTTATACCGACAAAAGGTGTCTTTAATCGTACGCGCAAGTACGTGATGAATACCGGGCCGGCCATTGGCTGTAGGCGGTCCCTCATAAAACGTAAAGCTTGGCGCCCCTTCCCTTGCAGCTACGCTTTGTTCGAAGATTTGCTGCTCCTTCCAGCGAGCCAGGATATCTTCTTCCAGTTTGGGAAGATCAAAGTTTTTTTCTTCTCTAAATGCTGTCATATCAATCACATCGAAGCAATGAGCCTTTTGCAGAATTGCCCTGATACGATAGCCTCCGCTTTATTGTTCAATCCCTTACCGGTTTCTTTTTTTCTTTACCGGAAATGCCTGTTTTCGATGCGTATTAGTAACCGTAAATGGAGACGTGTGTGCGCCATTTCTTACTTCACACAACTACCCTTGGCGCAACCCGGCTGACCTGGCCCCGGGATTCATTTGGCCTTTCCGTTTCAAAGCGACATGGTACGACTGTGACGGTAGCTATTGCTTCTCTTTTCCCCAGTTGGGAGGCGTCGTCCTTCTTCATCTTTTGACACCTGCTATCCCATGTTCCGACCGACAATGTGGTACGTGCTGGCCTCACTGTTTCTTTTCCTTATTGCTGATACCGCTACCCTGAATGCCCAAAACGTTGCACCAAACAGCGGACAACTTGATGCTATCTGGTCAACGGTTGCAACCACCAATGAGCCAGATGCCCGCCACGAAAACGGCTTTGTGGCCTACAATGGCAAACTTTATCTGATTGGGGGCCGCGGACTCAAACGCGTGCAAATTTTTGACCCTGCTACGGACACCTGGACCAACGGTGCTTTTCCGAGCTTCCAGCTGCACCACTTTCAGGCGCTGGTCTACAACAACCTCATTTACGTCATTGGTGCCTACACCGGGACCTGCTGCGATGCTGAATCTGGCGTCTCCCATGTATGGACCTATAACCCGGCAACAGATTCCTGGGCCCAAGGAGACGAAATCCCGCAAGATCGCCGGCGCGGCTCAACGGGCGCAGTGGTCTACAACGACAAAATTTACATTGTAGGCGGCATCGATGGCGGCCATGGTGACCCGGCAACCGCCTATGCCTCTTTTGATGAATACGACCCCAATACCGGGCAATGGCGGGTGCTTCCAGATGCGCCCCGCGTGCGTGATCACTTCCATGCCACTGTTTTCAACGGCAAGCTCTACCTGATTGGTGGCAGAGACTCAAGCGTAAATAGTATTACGGGCGCCACCATTGGCGAAATTGATGTGTACGACTTCGGTACCAACACATGGTCCACGTTGCCGTCTACCAAAAACCTGCCCATTCCGCGTGGTGCGCCGGCTACCCTGCTCTACCAGGGCGAAATCCTCGTGATTGGCGGCGAAACCACGCAAACGCTGGCCCATAACCAGACGGAAGCGTTTAATCCTATCACGGAATCATGTCGTGATCTGGCGCCGCTCGTTGTAGGCCGACATGCCACACAGGCTGCAATTTTTGACAATGCCATTTACCTGGCAGCAGGCTCGGCCCAAAAAGGGGGCGCGCCTGAGCTCGACTCCATCGAACGCTATGAAGACACCAATGTGCAGTTGATCCAGTACAACCAGGAATTGAAACCAGGCTGGAATATGGCCGGCTTGCCAATCACACCCACAACCACAGATTACCAATCGATATACGACGACCTCGATCTGGTAGCCGGCCTCTCCCCTTTGACCTGGGACGGTGACAATTCCTACGAGGCCTTCACAAGCCTCAGCATCGGCAAAGCGTTCTGGATTCGACTCAACGACAATGCACCCAATCCAGACACACAGACCATCACTGGTACGGCTATCAATGCGATGCAAATCTCGTTGACGGAAGGCTGGAATATGATCGCCGGCCCTTCGTGTGACAATGTTTTCCTGCTCGGCTCAAGCACGGACCCAACAGGCGCTATCCCGGAAGGCAGTTTATATTTGTTTGATGATGGATATGAGCCAGCTTACAACGAAGTCTTTGCGCGAGGCCGACTAGACCAGGGTGTTGGCTACTGGGTATTTACCACAAAAGATGCAATTCTGGATTTGCAGTGTAGCGGCGGCAAAAACGCTGCTGATGCACACACTGCGGGCACGTTGTCTACTGAACAGGATGCGTTTGGCAGCCTGCATGTGCGCAATGCAGCTGGTAAATCTCAACAACTGCTCTTTACAGACAGTCCTGCTGCGACATCGGCAGCCTATAACCTGCCACCACGGGCAGACCAGCGCTATTTTGATGCCAGGTTCAGAAACAACCGGCGACTCCTGGAGGCAACT from the Bacteroidota bacterium genome contains:
- the ileS gene encoding isoleucine--tRNA ligase — encoded protein: MTAFREEKNFDLPKLEEDILARWKEQQIFEQSVAAREGAPSFTFYEGPPTANGRPGIHHVLARTIKDTFCRYKTMKGFQVERKGGWDTHGLPVEIEVEKQLGLEGRHQVEEYGIEKYNAACRESVLKYKELWDDLTVRMGYWVDLDSPYVTFKNEYIESVWWLLKQIHEKGLLYKGHKIQWYSPGSSTVLSSHEVSLGYKEVQDPSVYIRFSVHNEPDTYFLAWTTTPWTLISNTGLAVGEKIDYVKVRQTDPDQPAEHIYLAKSLLRKVSETYEVVEEMKGKDLIGKTYDPLYPYFKEAEGADQAWRVVPADFVSTEDGTGIVHMAPAFGAEDHEVGKKEGLPLFNPVTPDGVFGEEATLVAGMWFKDADKVINRDLRDRGMLYKHETYLHNYPHDWRKGTPLMSYPVESWFIRTTALKEKLIKLNDEINWQPSSIGTGRFGEWLKNNVDWALSRRRYWGTPLPIWQSDAPDSEYIEVIGSVEELRAKCGDQVPEGDDLDLHRPFVDQFTWPAPDGGTMRRIPDLIDVWFDSGAMPFAQWHYPFENKEKFDRNFPADFIAEGVDQTRGWFYTLHAIATLVMGEKSYKNVVVNGLLLDDKGEKMSKSKGNAIDPFAIIKAQGADAVRWYMMSNTPPWENLKFAERGLLDTKRKFFGTLQNVYSFFATYANIDGFAYQHDRIPVAERPELDRWIISRLNTTVAAVDRAYDGYHPTRAARALEGFVEELSNWYIRRSRRRFWSAKQGGDTGPEANQDKQMAYQTVYESLLAVAKLMSPIAPFFSEWLYGALVSVVEDEAPGSVHLAFFPEVEPAAVDLDLEHRMQLARTVSSVVLSLRNKSNINVRQPLSRIMVVTGSQVREEDVAAVKNIILDEVNVKEIEYISGASTIVKRSAKANFKLLGRRLGKQMKAVAGAIKALDTDQIDAFLATKSLSLTVDGQEITLEGDEIEIVSEGIDGWLVEQEGNVTVALDTVLNDELVVEGLARESVNRIQNLRKSANFEVTDRIEIEFEASELLTHAIAQQSAWIRNETLASSLQEASSPSGEIVETFEIGKERLTIGVGRMK
- a CDS encoding kelch repeat-containing protein, producing the protein MFRPTMWYVLASLFLFLIADTATLNAQNVAPNSGQLDAIWSTVATTNEPDARHENGFVAYNGKLYLIGGRGLKRVQIFDPATDTWTNGAFPSFQLHHFQALVYNNLIYVIGAYTGTCCDAESGVSHVWTYNPATDSWAQGDEIPQDRRRGSTGAVVYNDKIYIVGGIDGGHGDPATAYASFDEYDPNTGQWRVLPDAPRVRDHFHATVFNGKLYLIGGRDSSVNSITGATIGEIDVYDFGTNTWSTLPSTKNLPIPRGAPATLLYQGEILVIGGETTQTLAHNQTEAFNPITESCRDLAPLVVGRHATQAAIFDNAIYLAAGSAQKGGAPELDSIERYEDTNVQLIQYNQELKPGWNMAGLPITPTTTDYQSIYDDLDLVAGLSPLTWDGDNSYEAFTSLSIGKAFWIRLNDNAPNPDTQTITGTAINAMQISLTEGWNMIAGPSCDNVFLLGSSTDPTGAIPEGSLYLFDDGYEPAYNEVFARGRLDQGVGYWVFTTKDAILDLQCSGGKNAADAHTAGTLSTEQDAFGSLHVRNAAGKSQQLLFTDSPAATSAAYNLPPRADQRYFDARFRNNRRLLEATAGDIRVQAGALPLTLQFGKAPAGKSGQLAISYQTPTGIQIHDLRQGQSIEIHDTAVELVHMQFIDAPDALPDGFTLHGNYPNPFNPTTRISFDMPADGDVEIQVLDLLGREVLRESAAQVAAGNQRSVSIDARSLPAGTYVYRVTARLGSEVFIHSGSMVLLK